The Quercus robur chromosome 3, dhQueRobu3.1, whole genome shotgun sequence DNA segment aataatatttttatttttttctactgGTTAAAGGGTAAGGAGAATTGGTAAAATTGTTAGTTTATACAAAATGTAACTTTATCAAAATATGGAAATGTGAATACCTATTTTTTAAGAGGGAATTTACATTCCCACAAAAATGGTATTGAGTGagaaattaagaattaaaataCCTCTAACATATGATTCATTGGAGTGATTTGTATTCAAAAGTGAGAACTTTTCAACATTCCTAAGAATTCTAAAATATTATCCCATACCAAATGCCAAATTATCCGGAATTCTTAAAGAAACTCGTACATAAAGAGAAGATAAATGATAATGGATTGACTCAATGTAagttctgtgttttttttttttttttttttttttaattgagaataATAATCtgataaattttagttgtaaCTTACACAATCGAAAAGTTAGGAAGGCTTAAACCAACTTGGGCTACTGGGACTCTActacaatttgtttttttaatttaaaaatgatgAGATACAACCATACCAAAGCTAATGCTAACACAATAACAACTATTAACGATCACATAATAACCACCCAATATGAAATAGCAACTAACATTCGATATTTAAGGGATTGTGTGTAACATTGCAGTCCATCAAGTCCTCCGggctttttctttaaaaaaaaatcctctgggatatttttttttctgtcaaCATTAACCTTTTATTCAAATGGAAACTGAAGGTAGAAGACAGAACCACAAAATGATGTCAAACATGGACATCCCAATCCTTGTTATCATGGAAATTTTGCTGAGATTACCAGCTAAGAGTCTAGTTCGAGTTAGGTACGTTTGTAAGACCTGGTACAACATTATCTCAGACCCCTATTTCACTAGAATGCACCTTGCTAGAGCACCTACAGCCAGCCTTGTTATCCAGACTCTTCTTTCATGTAATCCTGGTTGCTACAGTAAATTCTATATGCTTGGGCATGCAGAATGGGACACTCGTGGTCACTCATCGTTTGCCCCATTGAAGAAATTGCCTCAAAAGTTTTATCTCCTGGGACAGAACATGATACTACTCACTTCCTGCAATGGATTGCTGTGCTTGAGTGCAGTTCGTCACAAAAAAGAGGTCACATGTGTCTGTAACATAGCTACAGGGGAGTACATGACTCTTCCAGGAGCCAAAACTAAGGATGATCGATTCTGGCAAACAATACGCGGATTTGGTTACAGTCCTAAAACAAATCAATACAAGCTGATTGCAGAGCTTGCACTTGATAAGGGATTTCGTCGTCCCGATTTTAATCCTGCCCCTCGGGTTGAGGTATACACACTTGGTGCAGATAGTTGGAGAATCATTGGAGATGCCCCATATTCATTTGTTGGACCATATTTTGGTACTTTCTTGAATGGTGCTCTTCACTGTTTGATTCAACCAATTGATACTACTGATTCCACTTCCACATTCATTTGTAGTTTTGACATTGAGAAGGAAGAGTTTCAACCATTTCCAGGACCCCCAGTTCAAGACTTGGGTCCAAATTGGGAGATTGAACACATCCATTTGGGTGCTTCAGGAGGTTTTCTCTACTTATGTGAGAACTATCCAACTTCTTCTTCTGTTGATATTTGGGTCATGAAGGAATATGGTAACGAGCAGTCTTGGATGAAAGAGTTTGTCATCTCTAATACTTCCTGGAAAAGAGGACCTGTATATTTTCTCAACTATGGTATGGGGGATGAAATATATGCGTTACGCAATTTTAATCAGCTATGTGCGTACAATGCAAGAAGCAAATGTTTCAGGGAAGTTCAGGTTTGTGGCATTTATCCAGAATTCCATGCAATTCCTTACACTCCTAGCCTTGTTTCACTCAAGGATGCTGTGGCTGGAGAAAAATCAAAGGTACTTGTGCTTAActaaatgttatttatttattataatggCATTATAATTGCATGAGTTTCATTTTTTGCATCCCTTTGATCTTGTattatgtgttttgaaaacatgcaGAGATTataacaaacatcaatatcctGATAATGCTTTTGCTTCATCAACTGGCACACTTCTTTTGAGAATCTAGTTTTGTAGAATGATAAATCATGTCACAGTACAGATCATTACTTGGAGTTTTGAATTAGAAATTGCACTAggataaacaaaaagaaaattagatgCAGTAATAGTTCTAAATTTGTTTCCACTTTCTACACAATCTTGGTACTGAAATTGACTGTGCCATGTGAAATTTATGAGCTTCCTTCTAGGTTTCATATGACAGATTGTagcaaatgaaaatttgaattttatattggaCACTTCTATTAAACCATGTTTTTGCTAACATGTAAAATTCACTGTTTTTCTAACTCAAtaatccatttttttaaataaaaaaaaattaataatccaTTCTGAATCTTGTGTGTTGGAACATGCTAAGAAAAGATATCTAATCACGTTAAATGTACTCCAAAGCTGTTCTCATATAAATTGACATATTTGTTGTTCTTTCAAACCAGGGGCATATCAAGAACATCCAATCTCTTCCAAAGAAAAAATGGGTGAAGAAATTGTATAACTTCTTATTATCAGCACCCTTCAAAGCTGAGGCACTATGTGGAATGATCCTTCCTCCACCCAAAGTTATGGGAATAAGATTGCCTGATCCTTTACTCAGGCAATTTGAGTGACTTGTTAAATTGAAAGAAGGTTCCTGACATTTTGGGTAGCATGTGTGGCTTGTTGACATTGTTGCAACTATTGAAAGTGTTTCTGCATGATTTTCTATAGGGAGAATTTGAGAACTACCATTCGTTTCTGAAATAAGTGTTAGAGTGTTATGTTTTGAATTACTGATTTTGTGTTGAATCACTCAACTAATGATGAAACACTATTGATgttgatatttttatttggaaGTAAGCACAATGCAAATTACAATATTGATGTTGAATCATTCAACTAAGGATGAAACACTATTGatgttgatatttttttttggcagtaagcaaaatgaaaataataatactagtACTTAAGAATGCCACCATTAGTAgatattgttttaatttctaAGCCAAAAATTTAAGTAGCTTTATGTATTTGAGTTATTGTGTATGTCAAATTTAGGTTGAGAGAACTATTCTTACTAATAAATAATGCTAGTTGCACTTCTAGCTAGTAGGCAGTATGATTGCATGTGTATGAGAGATGCAGTTATATGCCTCAACTCACAAGACACCATTTTCCCACTCGCTGAAATGTTTTCATGTTAAAGATTAATCTTAAAAGAAATGctaatccacaacattttcaaaacaaattctaGGTGGCAAATTGTTAGTAAGAAAGTGATATCAATAGTGAGTCTGAATAAGAACTAGTAACAAattgtcacttaaaatttattctgaaaatgttatggatgtagCATTTCTTTAAATCAAATGTTGATTGGATTCATACTTTTGGAGgcaaagtttaaaatggaaagaaaaaaaaaaattaattacatgaAAATTTGTGATTAGTGGAATATAAAATGGATGGAACACAAAAAGTGGTACTAAGAATTTGTATTCCTTTTGGAGCGCATTTGCTTATTTTGGTTGCTATCGATCAAACTTTAAAACTAAATTTGACCATTCCTTTGATACTCTTATAGTCGTATTACTTGTTTTCCTCCACAAAACCCTCAATTTTTGTTGCTCTCTATTATTAGGCCAAGGCTGGATTTAAGTAAAGTCCTTTTTTCAATGacaaaaaaccattttttctttttggtaaaaCTTGGTTctcctaataaaaataattaggtAATAGTAATACAACTATGCTACATTTGACCCTCTACCATTGGAAATCCTCACCTCTTGAACTTGGACTAACACTCCGTTTGTCTTGATGGCAAACAATAATTTTCTGTGTTTTTCGTGTttggtagtataaaaaaataggtcaaaaaaaaattatttttagtccataaaaaattctattaaaaatagggcttattttttagttgttttccgctaaaattttttgaaaaacaatctcGCTAAAGGCAAGGAACACTAAAAGCCTACATTGCTCAAATGCTCAATTACAATAGGAGTAAACCTAGGGATTAATTGTACCATTTTTCTTTCCatatttcaaatataacaattttGGCCTCcctattaattttttctcaaagaaataaatttttttttttttaatattgtttccTCCCTATTTACTTTTTGTGTTAACTACAATACTACtgcgactttttttttttttttgggttgtaagAACTACTAATGCAACTTCAAAGTTCTTATGCCCTTCCCTTTAGATTGAATACATCAATCAAACACTAGACCTCCCTCCACTGATTGTTTTGGATATTTTATTCAAACTTCCCATCAGAATCATATCCTTCAATCTAGCTGTGCTCGCATTTGATTTGTTCGTAGGACCTGGTTCAATATACTCAAAAGACCTTATTTCATTAAAATGCACCTTGCAAGTACTATGAAACTTTGACCCTCCAGACGTTATATACAACTTGAggagttttaaaaagttcaaagGGGCTGAAATTAGTATGAAACCTCTACCAAAATTGCAGACAATTCTCACTCACAATTGTAAAACAATTACAGCTATCCATTTTTGCTAACTGCAGTTCTCTATGTATACCCCATCATTGCAGCAGgtatataaataacaaaaaggaaaataagcTTAACAGTTAACAGTTCCTCACATGTGGGGACCCCCATTCCAGTCCCTCCTTCCCTCTTGTCACAACTTTGAGCTATCAGCAGAAGGCAAGCTATGGTTTTTCCTGATTGGTAACATGAAACTTCCTCCCAGCTTCAACAGCTTCCCTGTAAAGATGGAAGGTAATTAGAGTTTGCAACTAGttcataaaaattgataaattactGATTGTTGTAAAAACTCAAGTTATTAGGAAATggtaaattaattatttaatctaacacTCCCCCTTCACATGTGGGTCTAGTCTCCCCTTATTAAATGGGCCCAACtcatggttttatttatttattctagatGGGAGGTAGGTaagttattaaaatattgtgatttactcatttaatctaacaaaaacaaaatttgcagCCCCCCTGAAAGTCTAAGAAGTCCCATATAACTACAACACACTGACTCATTGCACAATTGGTATAGAACTGCAACcataaaacattgttttttttactttttggtaaCTTAGTCATTAGCAACCTTAATCCAAGGCCTAAATAAATCCAAAGAGGGTGGTCGTAATCGCTACCTGAAGGCATTTACAAGCTCCTTATTTTCAGGGTCAAGCTGCACTCCCTCATAAAATGAGTTGGCTGCTTCATCAAATCTCTACAATAATAAGAGCAAGACAAATAACATCAAACTACAAATATCACAATTGTTGTTTCAAATGTTGAGGGCCAGAAGGGAACACGAAAGCATGCCTGTAATAAACGTAGGGCTGCACCTTCCCGATAGCAAGCTTTTGGCCAATCTGGTCTTAATGCTCGGCAGGCCTTTGCATCATCTAAGGCATGCTCAGCTTGATCCAAACGTATCCAACAAAGGCTCCGATTGGAAAGCAAAGTAGCATCAGTGGGATCTAAATCAATTGCCTGTAAATGCATAACCAAACAATAAAGTCACAAATCATAAATCACAATGCCCAAAGCTCATGTGTTATGCTGGCAACATGTCCAATGTAGACAGTATTTCTAGCTATATTAGTGTATAACCACAAATGGAAGCAAAAGGAACACCTAAAAAAGGAGATCCAGACGTAACTTCCCTCACATGATATCTTTCCAATACAGATATGCTAGGATATGTAGCCAATATGTATCtgtaaataagaaaattaatttttgttttcttttccatgGATATGCCATATGGCACAACTAATTCATGGATACTTTTGCAGGTAAAAgaattttcttaagaaaaaaggGAGTTTAAATGTAAAATACAAAATCTATGGTCTTAGAAAGTTTGAAACCATCAagacttaaatatatataaccaTCTTACATGAATCAAGGATCATGTTTTCTTTTAGTATTTATAGTTTAATCATATATGCGTCTTTTAAGCCTTGTCATGTTTGTTATTTGTCTTTTAACCTAAAATCTAGCatcatttaaatttgaaattattttttaatatgacATATCCCTGCCTTATTGCATCCTAGATTTTCCAGAATTTATGTATAACCATGCCTGTATCGTATTGTATGCACATATGGGTGCCTCATAGGTCTAGATATATTCTCTGTCCAAACCTTGACCTCATTCCTAAAATCCATTACCAACTATAACACAGCAAAATTAACTTCTAAAACTTCTAACAATTAGCTCTTCACCAAAATGCATTTCTAGACACAGGATGGACATAGAACTGAGGACACTGATCTAAATACCATATCCATGTTCCCAATCCAAGTTGCTGTGCTCATTGCATTAAGAATCAAATACActctaagttgttcaaacatagATCTTTTAGACAAAGCTCCAAAATATTCAGATTTCTCAATGTTCTCATGGCAGGTACATGCCCATTCCAAATAAAAGTAATGGGTTGTAACATTTCCTATTGTTTATGGAATGTAAAGGCAGGAAGCTAAAGCACAAACATATAGAGAGGTGCAAACTGCAGAGGACAGGTATAGCACATGCCACATGGTGTATCGACTACCAAGGGAACACCAACAATATTAATCTAGCAACTAGATTCTGTTGGAAGAATGACATTGACAAATTTAAATAAGTCATATTTGTTAAGTGAGGAGATTGATTAGTTTCTCCAAAAATGCACTCAACTTTATTAGCtgtaccataattttttttttttttttttataagtaagaagaaaatattattaataaaggaATAGCATGAAAATACAAAGAGTTCACCGTAGTGAACAAAAAGACACAAGCAGCCACTAAGATATTCTTACAGACGAAAGGAATTCCATAAGGGTAAAACAATCCGAGAGACCCCAacaccgagaccaatcaaagagggtccGTTGGCATAAATCTAATAACTGACTACAGTTTTCCCCTTATCCTCAAAAGAACGCCGATTTCGTTCAGTCCAAATAGTTCACATTAaacctatgaagcacgggtgcgtttcgggactcgggtgcgggtgcgggtgcgggactcggcaatttttgaaaaagtagggtgcgggtgcggcgggactcggcgattaaaaaattattaaaaatatttttatttatattttctatatatttttactattaaaatattcttaaaaaacacattaatatacttgattcacaaaacaaagaaagaataaggcaaGAAACGCATCTGAGGCCAGAATTTCGGCCTCTCCGGCGATTTTCACGGCCGATTTCGGCCTGTTTCGGCCGTATCGGCCGTATCGGTCGCCGGCCGATATGGCCGATACGGCCGATACGGACCGATTCGGCCCGATTTGGGCCGCTTCGGCGCCAATTTCGGCCGCGTCGGCGCCGATTTTGCCCGCTTCGGCCCGAGTCGGATCCGCCACGTGGCGCGACGCGGCACGACGCGGGACGGACGCGCAGTCTGCGGCGTCCCTCCCGCGTCGCCGCGTCCCgccgcgtcggacgcgggtgcGCCGGCCTGggagccgcgtccgtgcatcctTGCATTAAACAGCCTAGAACCATATTCCAAATATCAGagctatgcttcccaagccaatggtaccaacaaaataataagtccaCTACTGAACCTGGCATGACCTAATCAATCCCAAACAACCAAAGCATATACATCAACAAAGAATGAGTTATCAGACAAAAAAGTAGCAGGTGATCCACAAATTCCGCATTACAATAGCACGTACAACAACGATTCGCCAAAGGGCGACCACGAAGCATAATGTTATCCAAGGTTAGAATTTGACCATGAGCTGCTGTCCACATAAAAAATgccacccttttaggaaccttGACTTTCCAAATGCCCTTCCAAGGGAAAGTGGAAAGTGCTGCATTTCAAATCTTATGATAAAAACACCAAATGTCAAACTTCCCACTTCCATTAAGACCCAACAAAGCCTGTCACACCCATCACCCCTAGGAATATGggtttggatgaaatgaagTAGGGAATATGAAGCCGCTAACTCCCAATCATTGAATTCCttataaaatcttaaactcCACACTCTGTCATTATCACCCACTAGAGGGCTTAACACTTGAGAAACATAAACTTCTTTATTGGCTGAACACAAAAATAACTGGGGATAAAGAATTTTAAGAGGAACATCCCCAGTCCatttatcatgccaaaaaagaatacgaGAACCATCCCTCACCACAAAAGACAAATGCTTAGCAAAACTTTCCCACCCTTCACTAATACTCCGCCATAAACCACAACCATAAGCCCTTTTGCAAACTCTAGTGCACCAACCCCCTTTCCCCTCCCCCATATTTCATGGCTATGACCCTCAACCATAGACGAGTGATTTCATGGCCATACCTCCGAAGCCATTTCCCTAATAGGGCCTGATTAAAAGACACCAAATTCCGAATTCCCAAACCACCCGACTCACGCGGTAAACAAAccttttcccaagccaccaatGAATATTTGAAACACTCCACTGAAGAACCCCACAAAAAATTCCTCTAAATACATTCCAATCTAGTCGCCACAGCTTTAGGGATAGTAAAAAGGGAAAGGTAATAAGTTGGAAGGCTTGAAAGGGTACTTTTCAACGAAGTGAGTCTACCACCCTTTGACAAGTAAAGCTGCTTCCAGCTTGAAAGCTTCTTTTCCAACCTCTCAAGAATCGGACTCCAAGTAGAGGCTGTTTTATACAAAGTTCCCAGTGGCATACCCAAATAAATCATAGGCAAACTGCCCACCCTACACTGAAGAATATTAGCCAAAGTCTAAATGTTGCTCACCTCCCCAATAGGGACAATTTCACTTTTCCCCACATTCACCTTCAAACCAGTAAAAGCTTGAAAACAAGTCAAAACCAACCTAATGGAAAGGATTTGCTCTCTAGAGGCATcacaaaaaagaatagtatcGTCAGTAAATAATAGGTGAGAAATACGAATACCAATAGAATTATTAGGACCCACATGAAAACACTGAATGAGACCACATTCCTCAGTTTTCTTCAGGATACGACTTAAAACCTCCATGATCAAAAGAAAGAGGAGGGGAGACAATGGATCACCTTGTCTTGGACCTCTAGAGCTACCAAAGAAACCAACAGGAGATCCATTAACCAAAACTAAGAATCAAACGGTAGTGACACAAGTCTTCAGTCATCTCCTCCATCtatccccaaaacccatccTCTCCAACAGATAAAACAAAGTGttccaattcacatgatcatatgCTTTTTCAATGTCTAACTCACACACCACCCCTGGAGCACGACACTTCAGTCTActgtctaaacattcattagcaataagcACCGAGTCCAATATCTGCCTGCCACCAATAAAAGAATTCTGCAACTCCGAAATGAGTTTATCCAGCACTAGCCTCAATTTGTTAGCCAAAACTTTAGACAATAGCTTATACAAACTGCCCATTAagttgataggccaaaaatctttgatattcaaagcattatttttcttgggaATCAAAGATAGAAAAGAAGCATTCAAAGACCATTCAAACTCTGAGCACCTATggaaattatcaaaaaatgcCATAACATTTGTTTCCACTACACTccaacattttttgaaaaaatgccATAGTGAAACTGTCAAGACCTGGGGCTTTATCGCCCTCCATCTCTTGAAGAACCTTAACTACTTCCTACTTAGAAAAATCCCTCTCTAGAGCAAGTCACTCATCCTTCTCAATACTAGCAAACTCTAAACCATCCATAGAAGGGCGCCAAGTATCTAACTCAGTGTACAAACTCTGATAAAACTGAACCACCTTAGACCACACCTCTTCCTCATCCTCATAGAGAACACCATCCACCTCTATACCCCGAATATGGTTAGTTCTTCTATGGGAGTTTGCAACCCGATGAAAAAAATGAGTATTATTGTCTCCCTCCTACACAAATAATATCCAAGACTTTTGTCTCCAAGAGATCTCCTCCAAAGAGGCAAGATGTGCAACCTCACTTTTAATCTAGCTTCGCCTAGTTTGTTCCTCCTAAGAAAGGCCTAACAAGTCCTCCCTAGCATCCAAACCCAACAATTcagataaaagacattcttCCTAAAGGCCAAATCCCCAAATTCCTCCTTGTTCCACTTTTTCAAGTCTTCTTTAAGAGCTTTTAATTTACGAGCCAGAATAAAGCTTGGAGAACCCACAAAGCAATACCCATTCCACCACTGCCGAACCCTCTTCTTtcaaccacatattctcaaacttAAAGGCACTACAACCTTCATTAACACTACCAGCCACCACCAAAAGTGGGCAATGATCAAAAACAACATGAGGGAGTACCCTTTGAGACACATTCCCAAAATGATCTACCCAATCCACTGATGCCAAGGTTCTATCAATTCTTGACATACAATCTATCCCTGAATCTCTAAACCAAGTAAAAGAAGCTCCTTCAAGTGTTAAGTCCACAAGGTAGTTAGCCTCAATGAAGTCTGAAAAAGCAAACATAGCCAGGCTAAAGGCCTCACAACCCAATCTCTCACTCGGATATCGAATGATATTGAAATCCCCAATCACACACCATGCCGTATTCCACCTAGAGTGCATCCTTGTAAGCTCCTCCCACAGATCACCCCGCTGACTATCATCATTAGGACCGTACACTCCTGAAGATGCCCATACAAAATCATCTACAACCCCCTCCAGTAAAACATTAATAGAAAACTGACCAATAGCACAATCAACTTTTTCATAAACTATCTTGTCCCAAACCAGTAacaccccccctccccccctggTAGTGTTGACTGCATCTAGAGCAACCCAATCTAGGAACGGACTACCCCAAAGGCTTCGAACAACAGAAGAGTTTGTAGAAGCCAACTTAGTTTCTTGATAGCAAACAATATCACACTTCCATTCCTTGAGAAGATTTTTACATACTTCTTGCTTCTGAGGATTATTTAATCCCCTAACATTCCAAGATAAAAGCCGTAAACTCATTTAACACAGGTAATCACCCCCATTCCTACTGAGGAATCTCTGTTCCTCCCTTTTGATGCTACCCCATCATAATTAATTGAAGAAAGCAAACCTTTAAGTTCCCTAATTCCTTTCTGCCTTGAGTTCACAATTTCTTTAGAAGTCCCAACATTTACAACATCAATGCAGTCTTGTTCGAGGAGATGAAAAAAAGCCAGACATTGATCTTCATGCTTAACAATAGGAAAACCCACTATTCTACAAAAACCTTTCATCAGGCTACATACCCATTTCGAATTTTTCACCTCTGACCCCCGAACCTCTCCCTCATCAACTTCCTAGATCACCTCCAACTCCTTATGTTCATTGGGATCCCATTTAGATAAAGGTGAACAATCCAATAAGCCACTCTCTTCCTCCCCGTGAGAAAAACCACTAGGATCAACTTCACTGTGCTTCCACTGAAGTAGAAAGTGCTCAGACCCATCCTGTGCCAGCTCATCCCCATCCTGTGGTAGCTCCTCCCCATCCAAATCTCTCAACGTATTGCTCCATTTTTCTCCCTTCTCCCTTAATACCTCTGTAGAATTCTTTATCTCCCCAAAACAGAAGCTCTTCTTGCTACCCAGACCCAACAAAGGAGAAAAATGATTTTGGGCTGCACCCTGATGCCGTTGAGGCGAAGAAACAACCTTCCCAGGCCCCTTCAGCCTTGCCAACATCCCTCCTCTCAAATCCTAGCCATCGGACTCTGGATCTTGACCCCCATCCCCCTACTGGTCACCGCCTCTCCGATGAACCCACACGTGGGAGCCTTCGTCACACTCACCGTTTCATCGGGATTATCTCCCTCCAAACTAACGAACGGTGAGACCACTGGGACGACATGAACAGGGTCGGCGTTAAGGGCAGAGGCACAAAGTTCCAGT contains these protein-coding regions:
- the LOC126719383 gene encoding F-box protein At3g07870-like yields the protein MDIPILVIMEILLRLPAKSLVRVRYVCKTWYNIISDPYFTRMHLARAPTASLVIQTLLSCNPGCYSKFYMLGHAEWDTRGHSSFAPLKKLPQKFYLLGQNMILLTSCNGLLCLSAVRHKKEVTCVCNIATGEYMTLPGAKTKDDRFWQTIRGFGYSPKTNQYKLIAELALDKGFRRPDFNPAPRVEVYTLGADSWRIIGDAPYSFVGPYFGTFLNGALHCLIQPIDTTDSTSTFICSFDIEKEEFQPFPGPPVQDLGPNWEIEHIHLGASGGFLYLCENYPTSSSVDIWVMKEYGNEQSWMKEFVISNTSWKRGPVYFLNYGMGDEIYALRNFNQLCAYNARSKCFREVQVCGIYPEFHAIPYTPSLVSLKDAVAGEKSKGHIKNIQSLPKKKWVKKLYNFLLSAPFKAEALCGMILPPPKVMGIRLPDPLLRQFE